A window from Neobacillus sp. PS3-40 encodes these proteins:
- a CDS encoding NUDIX hydrolase codes for MTGYTKEIRELIGSRPFILVGSTIVVMKGTKKILFQYRSDTKEWGLPGGAMEVGESLEQTAERELFEETGLKTKHLKFIDILSGKNLYFKYPNGDEVYNVICVYLAEGTSGTLAMNDGESLALKYFSINDLPSPLDGRAKIIIEKFFI; via the coding sequence ATGACTGGGTACACAAAGGAAATAAGAGAACTAATAGGTAGCAGGCCATTTATTTTAGTTGGTTCTACTATTGTAGTTATGAAGGGTACAAAAAAGATATTATTCCAATATCGCTCTGATACAAAAGAATGGGGTTTGCCAGGTGGAGCAATGGAAGTTGGTGAAAGCTTAGAACAAACTGCCGAACGTGAACTCTTTGAAGAAACTGGCTTAAAAACAAAGCATTTAAAATTTATTGATATTTTGTCAGGAAAAAATCTTTATTTTAAATATCCTAATGGCGATGAAGTCTATAATGTTATATGTGTTTACTTAGCAGAGGGTACTAGTGGTACGTTAGCTATGAATGATGGTGAAAGTTTGGCCTTGAAGTATTTTTCCATTAACGACTTACCTTCCCCACTTGATGGTAGAGCTAAGATAATTATTGAAAAATTTTTTATATAG
- a CDS encoding CtsR family transcriptional regulator — protein MRNISDIIEGYLKKVLEMSEDDLVEIKRSEVADKFQCVPSQINYVINTRFTIERGYLVESKRGGGGYIRIIKVQSHDLVDLIDQLLSLFQNRISQTSAEDVIYRLIQEEIITSREAKIMLSVIDRSVLYIDLPYRDELRSRMLKAMITTLKYK, from the coding sequence ATGAGAAACATCTCCGATATAATAGAAGGTTACTTAAAAAAGGTTTTAGAAATGAGCGAAGATGATCTGGTAGAAATAAAGCGCAGTGAGGTTGCTGATAAATTTCAATGTGTGCCGTCACAAATTAACTATGTTATAAATACCCGTTTTACGATTGAAAGAGGCTATTTGGTAGAAAGTAAGCGGGGCGGTGGGGGCTACATTAGAATCATAAAGGTTCAATCGCATGATTTGGTAGATTTAATAGATCAATTATTGTCACTTTTTCAAAACAGGATTAGTCAAACAAGTGCCGAAGATGTTATTTATAGACTTATCCAGGAGGAGATCATTACAAGTAGGGAAGCCAAAATTATGTTAAGTGTAATTGATCGATCGGTACTTTACATTGATCTACCATATAGGGATGAATTACGTTCAAGAATGCTAAAAGCAATGATAACAACTTTAAAATATAAATAA
- a CDS encoding helix-turn-helix transcriptional regulator, producing MEAEKWGRRIRAYRKLKGYTQEGFAKQLGISVSILGEIERGNRLPAGDLLVIIARTLNISLEELTPPMEK from the coding sequence ATGGAAGCAGAAAAATGGGGAAGACGTATTCGAGCTTACCGAAAACTAAAAGGGTATACACAAGAAGGTTTTGCGAAACAACTGGGTATTTCGGTATCGATATTAGGAGAGATTGAAAGAGGAAATCGCCTCCCAGCAGGAGATTTACTTGTAATAATAGCTCGAACTTTAAATATTAGTTTAGAAGAGTTAACGCCGCCTATGGAAAAGTAA
- the folB gene encoding dihydroneopterin aldolase: MDKIYVNKMEFYGYHGVFPEENRLGQRFVVDLVVSLDLKRAGETDDLAYSVNYGELYSICKEVVEGTPYKLIEAVAERISQNILGKSSSITEVTVKIIKPDPPIPGHYKSVAVEITRGK; the protein is encoded by the coding sequence TTGGATAAAATATACGTTAATAAAATGGAGTTTTATGGATATCATGGTGTTTTCCCAGAAGAAAACAGACTTGGTCAGCGGTTTGTTGTTGATTTAGTTGTTTCATTGGATTTAAAAAGGGCTGGAGAAACGGATGACTTGGCCTACTCGGTTAACTACGGTGAACTTTATAGTATTTGCAAAGAAGTTGTGGAAGGAACACCATATAAGCTAATAGAAGCGGTGGCTGAAAGGATTTCACAAAACATTTTGGGGAAATCATCTTCCATAACAGAAGTTACAGTGAAAATAATTAAACCGGACCCACCTATACCTGGCCACTATAAATCTGTAGCTGTAGAAATTACAAGGGGAAAATAA
- a CDS encoding UvrB/UvrC motif-containing protein — translation MICQECNQRPATLHFTKIINGEKTEVHLCEKCAQEKGEMFMFNGGSGFTFNNLLAGLLNIDSSFQQESQNAFHQEEILQCERCSMTFPQFVKVGRFGCAYCYDTFKDQLKPVLKRLHSGNWAHNGKVPKRIGGGIHLRKKIGELKDQLRVLIINEEFEKAAEIRDEVRSLEKELSDTQEGGE, via the coding sequence ATGATCTGCCAGGAGTGTAATCAAAGACCGGCAACCCTGCATTTCACAAAAATTATTAATGGTGAAAAGACAGAAGTTCACCTTTGTGAGAAATGTGCCCAGGAAAAAGGTGAAATGTTTATGTTTAATGGGGGATCTGGTTTTACTTTTAATAATTTGTTGGCTGGGTTACTCAATATTGATTCTTCATTTCAGCAAGAGAGCCAAAATGCATTTCATCAAGAGGAAATCCTCCAATGTGAAAGATGTTCGATGACATTTCCGCAGTTTGTAAAGGTAGGCCGCTTCGGATGTGCTTATTGTTACGATACTTTTAAAGATCAATTAAAACCAGTTTTGAAACGTCTACACAGCGGGAATTGGGCTCATAATGGTAAGGTTCCTAAAAGAATTGGTGGAGGAATTCACTTACGTAAAAAGATTGGGGAACTTAAAGATCAACTTAGGGTATTAATCATAAATGAAGAATTTGAAAAGGCTGCGGAGATTCGAGATGAAGTTCGATCCCTTGAAAAGGAATTATCGGATACTCAAGAGGGAGGGGAATAA
- the folP gene encoding dihydropteroate synthase, translated as MNKFPRSTIQCGPYTLDYGKKTIIMGILNVTPDSFSDGGKFNMIDKAIEHAKQMVDNGADIIDIGGESTRPGHTPLSLEEELERVLPAVKAISEHVHVPISVDTFKAEVARQSIEAGAQIINDIWGAKFDDKMAKVAAEYNVPIILMHNRLERDYQSFSRDVLNDIYESILLVKKAGVKDENIILDPGIGFAKDYQEDIEMMQNLDKLVATGYPVLLATSRKRMIGNTLNLPVNERVEGTGASICYGIQKGCQMIRIHDVKEMSRMAKMMDALMSKGDFIG; from the coding sequence ATGAATAAATTCCCGAGAAGTACTATTCAATGTGGTCCATATACATTAGACTACGGAAAAAAGACAATTATAATGGGGATCTTAAATGTTACCCCAGACTCATTTTCTGACGGTGGAAAATTTAATATGATCGACAAAGCAATAGAACATGCAAAACAGATGGTTGATAATGGAGCAGATATCATTGATATTGGAGGGGAATCTACTCGGCCTGGGCATACGCCTCTTTCTTTAGAGGAGGAGTTAGAACGAGTACTACCTGCAGTTAAGGCCATTTCTGAACACGTTCATGTTCCCATTTCAGTTGACACCTTTAAAGCTGAGGTTGCAAGACAATCTATTGAAGCAGGTGCCCAAATCATAAATGATATATGGGGTGCTAAGTTTGATGATAAAATGGCAAAGGTTGCAGCTGAATACAATGTACCGATTATATTAATGCATAATCGTCTTGAACGTGACTACCAGTCATTTAGTAGAGATGTTTTGAATGATATTTATGAAAGTATTTTGCTTGTCAAAAAGGCGGGTGTTAAAGACGAAAATATTATCCTAGATCCAGGTATTGGTTTTGCTAAAGATTATCAGGAGGATATTGAAATGATGCAAAACCTTGATAAACTTGTTGCGACTGGTTATCCTGTTCTTCTCGCTACTTCGCGGAAAAGAATGATCGGCAATACCCTCAATTTGCCAGTTAATGAAAGAGTAGAGGGCACCGGTGCAAGCATCTGTTACGGTATTCAAAAGGGTTGTCAAATGATTCGAATTCATGACGTTAAAGAAATGAGTAGGATGGCTAAAATGATGGATGCCTTAATGAGCAAGGGTGATTTTATTGGATAA
- the hslO gene encoding Hsp33 family molecular chaperone HslO, translated as MNDYLVKALAFNGQVRAYAVRSTKIVDEAQRRHDTWRTASAALGRSVTAGVMMGAMLKGEEKLTIKIDGGGPIGNILVDSNGKGEVRGYVTNPHVDFEANEHGKLDVKRAVGTNGTLTVVKDLGLRDFFSGQVPLVSGELGEDFTYYFVSSEQIPSSVGVGVLVNPDDTILAAGGFIFQLMPGTEDETITKIEERLKTIPPISRLIQQGLSPEEILEELFGKEQLKVLEKMPVRFECNCSKDRFGGAIVSLGSAEIEDMIEKDGMAEAHCHFCNEKYHFSKEELETLKREAK; from the coding sequence ATGAATGATTATCTCGTAAAAGCACTTGCTTTCAATGGACAAGTAAGGGCCTATGCAGTTCGTAGCACAAAAATAGTTGATGAAGCACAGCGCCGTCATGATACATGGCGCACAGCTTCTGCTGCATTAGGAAGATCTGTCACTGCAGGGGTCATGATGGGTGCTATGTTAAAAGGTGAAGAAAAACTAACGATTAAAATCGATGGTGGCGGCCCGATTGGTAATATTCTTGTCGATAGTAATGGCAAAGGGGAAGTTCGTGGGTATGTAACCAATCCTCACGTCGATTTTGAAGCAAATGAGCATGGAAAGCTTGATGTCAAGAGAGCAGTAGGAACGAACGGGACATTAACTGTCGTTAAGGATCTAGGACTTCGTGACTTTTTCAGTGGGCAGGTACCGCTTGTCTCTGGTGAATTAGGAGAGGATTTTACTTATTATTTTGTTTCATCTGAACAGATTCCATCTTCCGTTGGAGTTGGAGTTTTGGTAAATCCGGATGATACGATCCTAGCGGCTGGGGGATTTATTTTTCAATTAATGCCTGGGACGGAAGATGAAACGATTACAAAAATCGAAGAACGATTAAAAACTATACCCCCTATTTCAAGATTAATTCAACAGGGATTATCTCCTGAAGAGATTTTAGAAGAACTTTTTGGCAAGGAACAACTAAAGGTTTTAGAAAAAATGCCAGTACGTTTCGAATGTAATTGTTCAAAGGATCGTTTCGGAGGTGCTATTGTTAGTTTAGGTAGTGCTGAAATAGAGGATATGATTGAAAAAGATGGTATGGCTGAAGCTCATTGCCATTTCTGCAATGAAAAATATCATTTTTCTAAAGAAGAATTGGAAACTTTAAAAAGAGAAGCAAAATAG
- a CDS encoding HIT family protein: protein MTDQLDDFYCDEVLSGNTPVTAVLETENVLAFYHTRPFYEEHIVVIPKTHILSIITVHQDEMNIMVEIFGVIKEIAAIMDTKFGACTVSTNIGAYQSNKHMHWHVHYGDRIRD, encoded by the coding sequence GTGACAGACCAACTTGATGATTTTTATTGTGATGAGGTTCTAAGTGGAAATACGCCTGTGACAGCTGTATTAGAAACGGAAAATGTACTTGCCTTTTATCATACTCGTCCTTTTTATGAAGAACATATTGTAGTAATACCGAAAACACATATCCTATCAATTATTACAGTTCACCAAGATGAAATGAATATTATGGTAGAAATATTTGGTGTTATTAAAGAGATTGCGGCAATAATGGATACCAAATTCGGTGCATGTACTGTTTCTACAAACATTGGTGCATATCAAAGCAATAAACATATGCACTGGCATGTACACTATGGAGATCGTATTAGGGACTAA
- the dusB gene encoding tRNA dihydrouridine synthase DusB: MLKIGDITMKNPIVLAPMAGVCNSAFRLTVKEFGAGLVCAEMVSDKGILYKNEKTMNMLFIDEREKPLSLQIFGGEKGTLVEAAKFVDQHTNADIIDINMGCPVPKITKNDAGAKWLLDPDKIYEMVSAVVDVVGKPVTVKMRKGWDEQHVYAVKNAQAVERAGGKAVSLHGRTRVQMYQGKANWDIIREVKQSVNIPVIGNGDVQTPQDAKRMLDETGCDGVMIGRAALGNPWMIYRTVQYLETGKLLGEPSIREKIDVCLLHLDRLINLKNENVAVREMRKHTAWYLKGIRGNAKTRNSINECHTRDELVSLLNQLVFEAEEMGQTQVIVG, encoded by the coding sequence ATGTTAAAGATCGGTGATATTACCATGAAAAATCCAATTGTTTTAGCCCCGATGGCCGGTGTGTGTAACTCTGCATTTCGCTTAACGGTTAAAGAGTTTGGTGCCGGTTTAGTTTGTGCTGAAATGGTAAGTGATAAAGGAATTCTTTATAAAAATGAAAAAACAATGAATATGTTATTTATTGATGAACGTGAAAAGCCGTTAAGCTTGCAAATTTTCGGAGGCGAAAAGGGAACTCTTGTAGAAGCAGCGAAATTTGTTGATCAACATACGAATGCAGATATTATTGATATTAATATGGGGTGTCCAGTTCCGAAAATCACAAAAAATGATGCAGGAGCAAAATGGTTGCTTGATCCAGATAAAATTTATGAAATGGTTTCCGCTGTAGTTGATGTAGTTGGAAAGCCTGTTACTGTAAAAATGCGCAAGGGCTGGGATGAGCAACATGTCTATGCTGTTAAAAATGCGCAGGCTGTTGAACGAGCAGGCGGGAAAGCAGTTTCCCTTCATGGTCGAACCCGTGTACAAATGTATCAAGGAAAAGCGAACTGGGATATTATTCGAGAAGTAAAACAGTCTGTAAATATTCCCGTTATTGGAAATGGTGACGTTCAAACACCACAGGATGCAAAGAGAATGCTTGATGAGACTGGTTGTGACGGAGTCATGATTGGTCGGGCTGCTTTGGGTAATCCTTGGATGATTTATCGCACTGTTCAATATCTTGAGACAGGTAAACTTTTAGGGGAGCCGTCAATCCGTGAGAAAATTGATGTTTGTCTCTTGCACTTGGACCGGTTGATTAACCTCAAGAATGAAAATGTTGCCGTCCGTGAAATGCGAAAGCATACAGCTTGGTATCTCAAAGGTATCCGAGGGAACGCAAAGACTAGAAATTCGATTAATGAGTGCCATACAAGGGATGAACTAGTTTCACTATTAAATCAGCTAGTTTTTGAGGCAGAAGAGATGGGGCAAACACAAGTAATTGTAGGGTAA
- the lysS gene encoding lysine--tRNA ligase, with protein sequence MSQEELNDQLLVRREKMSAMRESGMDPFGKRFERTNSSKELVEQYSELENEDLEVKNVIVTLAGRIMTKRGKGKAGFAHIQDVTGQIQVYIRQDIIGEEQYKVFNSTDLGDIIGVTGVLFKTKTGELSIKVQDFVFLTKALRPLPDKFHGLKDVEQRYRQRYLDLIMSQESKSTFIMRSRIIQAMRRYLDDHGYLEVETPMMHAIAGGASARPFITHHNALDMPLFMRIAIELHLKRLIVGGLEKVYEIGRVFRNEGVSTRHNPEFTMIELYEAYADYRDIMSLTENLVAHIAQEVLGTTTVQYGEYEVNLKPEWKRLHMVDAIKEHTGADFWTEMTVDEARELAHKHGVEINDHMLYGHIVNEFFEQKVEDKLIQPTFIYGHPVEISPLAKKNDKDPRFTDRFELFIVAREHANAFTELNDPIDQRERFEAQLKEREQGNDEAHMMDEDFVEALEYGMPPTGGLGIGIDRLIMLLTNSPSIRDVLLFPLMRHR encoded by the coding sequence ATGAGTCAAGAGGAATTAAATGACCAATTGCTGGTTAGACGTGAAAAAATGAGTGCAATGCGAGAAAGTGGCATGGATCCCTTTGGTAAACGTTTCGAACGTACTAATAGTTCAAAGGAATTAGTTGAACAATACAGCGAATTAGAAAATGAAGATCTAGAAGTAAAAAATGTCATTGTCACACTTGCTGGACGTATCATGACTAAAAGAGGAAAAGGTAAAGCGGGCTTTGCACATATCCAAGATGTAACAGGGCAAATCCAAGTTTATATTAGACAGGATATAATAGGAGAAGAACAGTATAAAGTTTTTAATTCTACAGATTTAGGAGATATTATCGGTGTTACTGGAGTGCTCTTCAAAACAAAGACTGGAGAATTATCTATAAAGGTTCAAGATTTTGTATTTTTAACAAAAGCACTTCGTCCACTACCAGATAAATTCCATGGATTAAAGGATGTTGAGCAGCGCTATCGTCAACGTTATTTAGATCTCATTATGAGCCAAGAAAGTAAATCAACTTTTATAATGAGAAGCCGAATTATTCAAGCAATGAGGCGCTATTTAGATGATCATGGCTATTTAGAAGTAGAAACACCAATGATGCATGCGATTGCAGGTGGTGCTTCTGCACGTCCGTTTATTACACATCATAATGCTTTAGATATGCCATTGTTTATGCGGATCGCAATTGAACTTCATTTAAAACGGCTAATTGTTGGTGGCCTTGAAAAAGTATATGAAATTGGCCGAGTATTCCGTAACGAAGGGGTATCCACTCGTCATAACCCAGAATTTACCATGATCGAGCTATACGAAGCCTATGCTGACTACCGAGATATCATGAGTTTAACTGAAAACTTAGTTGCCCATATTGCCCAAGAGGTATTAGGCACAACAACTGTTCAGTATGGTGAATATGAAGTAAACCTCAAGCCGGAATGGAAAAGACTTCACATGGTTGATGCAATTAAAGAACACACGGGTGCTGACTTTTGGACAGAAATGACCGTGGATGAGGCTAGAGAACTAGCTCATAAACATGGCGTGGAAATTAATGACCATATGCTTTATGGCCATATTGTTAATGAATTCTTTGAGCAAAAGGTTGAGGACAAGTTAATTCAGCCAACATTTATCTATGGGCATCCAGTTGAAATCTCTCCACTGGCTAAGAAAAATGATAAAGACCCAAGATTTACAGATCGTTTTGAATTGTTTATTGTTGCACGCGAACATGCAAATGCATTTACTGAATTAAATGACCCAATTGATCAAAGAGAACGTTTTGAAGCCCAATTAAAGGAACGTGAACAAGGAAACGATGAAGCCCATATGATGGACGAGGATTTCGTAGAGGCCCTTGAATATGGTATGCCTCCAACGGGTGGTTTAGGGATTGGAATAGACCGCCTAATTATGCTTTTAACAAATTCTCCATCCATTCGCGATGTACTATTATTCCCGTTAATGCGTCATCGCTAA
- a CDS encoding type III pantothenate kinase, with translation MIFVFDVGNTNIVLGVYQGDELKHHWRIETNRNRTEDEFGMAIKSLFDHSDLSLSDIKGIIISSVVPPIMFALERMCQKYFHLKPLVVGPGVKTGLDIKYENPREVGADRIVNAVAAIHEYGSPLIIVDFGTATTYCYINEHRQYLGGAIAPGISISTEALYSRAAKLPRIEIARPEGIIGKNTVSAMQAGIVYGYVGQVEGIVRRMKDQSEQIPTVIATGGLSNLIAQESSIIDIVDPYLTLKGLQLIYKRNMDMLRNVR, from the coding sequence TTGATTTTTGTATTTGATGTTGGAAATACAAATATTGTCTTAGGTGTATATCAAGGTGATGAGCTTAAACATCATTGGCGTATTGAAACAAATCGAAATCGTACAGAAGATGAGTTTGGAATGGCAATTAAATCGTTGTTTGATCATTCGGATCTTTCATTATCGGATATTAAAGGAATAATCATTTCATCTGTTGTTCCTCCGATCATGTTTGCATTAGAAAGAATGTGTCAAAAGTATTTTCATTTGAAACCTCTTGTAGTGGGTCCTGGTGTTAAAACGGGGCTTGACATTAAATATGAAAATCCTAGAGAAGTTGGTGCTGACCGAATCGTAAACGCTGTTGCGGCCATACATGAATACGGTAGCCCACTTATCATTGTCGACTTTGGGACTGCAACTACCTATTGTTACATTAACGAACATCGCCAATACTTAGGGGGAGCAATCGCCCCTGGAATAAGTATTTCAACAGAAGCACTTTATTCCAGAGCTGCAAAACTTCCGAGAATTGAAATAGCTCGACCTGAGGGTATCATTGGGAAAAATACTGTATCTGCTATGCAAGCAGGGATTGTCTATGGGTATGTAGGGCAAGTAGAAGGTATAGTCAGAAGAATGAAGGATCAAAGTGAGCAAATCCCTACTGTTATTGCCACTGGTGGATTATCAAACCTAATTGCCCAAGAATCGAGCATAATTGATATTGTTGATCCCTATTTGACCTTAAAAGGTTTACAGCTTATCTATAAGCGAAACATGGATATGCTAAGAAACGTACGATAA
- the folK gene encoding 2-amino-4-hydroxy-6-hydroxymethyldihydropteridine diphosphokinase: MENIAYLSLGSNMGNRYDYLIKAIKRLTSNLEVELVNYSSIYETDPVGYADQDLFLNMVIEIKTTWTAIELLETCLRIELELGRKREIKWGPRTLDLDILLYNQENIESEKLLVPHPRMLERAFVMIPLIEINQVIKIPGIKDPLEMHLNLIPDKEGVRIWKQKNGEDVFELTEN, from the coding sequence ATGGAAAACATAGCATATCTGTCTCTTGGCTCAAATATGGGGAACCGTTATGATTATTTAATAAAAGCAATAAAACGTTTAACGAGTAATTTAGAAGTAGAATTGGTAAATTACTCCTCTATCTATGAAACGGATCCCGTCGGGTATGCGGATCAGGATTTATTTTTAAATATGGTGATCGAGATTAAAACTACATGGACCGCTATTGAATTATTAGAAACATGTTTAAGGATTGAATTGGAGCTTGGAAGAAAACGGGAAATTAAATGGGGACCTCGAACATTAGACCTTGACATTCTCCTATATAACCAAGAAAATATTGAATCAGAGAAGCTTCTTGTTCCGCATCCTAGGATGCTAGAGAGAGCTTTTGTTATGATCCCTCTTATAGAGATTAATCAAGTCATTAAAATTCCGGGTATAAAGGATCCTCTTGAAATGCATTTAAATCTAATACCTGATAAAGAAGGAGTCCGAATATGGAAGCAGAAAAATGGGGAAGACGTATTCGAGCTTACCGAAAACTAA
- a CDS encoding peptidyl-prolyl cis-trans isomerase: MRRKQLWLVIAGLILLNCLTIAFFLSRAQATDGQALDEEVATIGESSISRQDWLNELEARYGKDVLKDMIDQKVIKEMAAKYKIKVPDQDVEREFRMIQTTYGSASQNKIVNEKKWKEQIENSLLLEEILTKDVIVSNKEMESYFKENKDLFDVPTAYHLSHIIVKSKKEANNALKELSHGSSFSTLAMERSIEEFSANQGGDIGFITEEDDQHPEKYIQEAKRLKVGEWSHLIKVDQGYAIIKLHKIIHGKNYSFKDVKDQIRRQIAMEQMKIPATARNFWDDAKVKWFYGKQRQ, translated from the coding sequence TTGAGGAGGAAGCAACTTTGGCTTGTAATAGCGGGTCTTATTTTGCTAAATTGCCTTACAATAGCTTTTTTTCTATCAAGGGCTCAAGCAACAGATGGACAGGCCTTGGATGAAGAAGTGGCAACTATTGGAGAAAGCTCTATTTCGAGGCAGGACTGGCTAAATGAATTAGAAGCTAGATATGGTAAGGATGTCTTAAAAGACATGATTGATCAAAAGGTTATTAAAGAAATGGCAGCGAAATATAAAATTAAAGTTCCTGACCAAGATGTAGAACGAGAATTTCGAATGATTCAAACAACGTATGGATCAGCAAGTCAAAACAAGATTGTTAATGAAAAAAAGTGGAAAGAACAAATTGAAAATAGCTTGCTGCTTGAGGAAATTTTAACAAAGGATGTAATTGTTTCGAATAAAGAAATGGAAAGCTATTTTAAAGAAAATAAAGATTTGTTTGATGTTCCTACGGCCTATCATTTATCCCATATCATTGTTAAATCCAAAAAAGAAGCAAACAATGCATTGAAGGAGTTGTCCCATGGATCGAGCTTTTCTACATTAGCGATGGAACGCTCAATTGAGGAATTCTCGGCCAATCAAGGAGGGGATATTGGCTTCATAACTGAAGAAGATGACCAGCATCCAGAAAAGTATATCCAAGAAGCCAAGAGGTTAAAGGTGGGGGAGTGGAGTCATCTCATAAAAGTTGATCAAGGGTATGCAATCATTAAACTTCATAAAATTATACATGGAAAAAACTACTCTTTTAAAGATGTAAAAGATCAAATACGTCGACAAATTGCAATGGAGCAAATGAAAATACCTGCAACAGCTAGAAATTTTTGGGATGATGCAAAGGTTAAGTGGTTTTATGGGAAACAAAGACAATAA
- the cysK gene encoding cysteine synthase A gives MRVANSVADLVGQTPIVKLNRLVDENSAEVYLKLEYMNPGSSVKDRIGLAMIEAAEEKGQIKPGDTIIEPTSGNTGIGLAMIAAAKGYKSIFVMPETMSMERKNLLRAYGAELILTPGPEGMKGAIAKAGALAEENGYFMPQQFKNQANPEVHRRTTGPEIVQQMDQLDAFISGIGTGGTITGAGSVLRENFPNIKIYAVEPKDSAILSGGKPGPHKIQGLGAGFIPDTLDTSIYDEVIQVGTEDAFEYARRAAKEEGILGGISSGAAIYSALKVAKELGKGKKVLAIIPSNGERYLSTPLYQFDEE, from the coding sequence ATGCGTGTAGCAAATTCAGTCGCCGATTTAGTCGGTCAAACGCCAATTGTTAAATTAAACAGGTTAGTCGATGAAAATAGTGCAGAGGTTTATTTAAAGTTGGAGTATATGAATCCCGGAAGTAGCGTTAAGGATCGTATTGGGTTAGCAATGATTGAAGCTGCAGAAGAAAAAGGCCAAATTAAACCTGGAGATACAATTATTGAACCAACAAGTGGAAATACAGGTATCGGGCTTGCGATGATTGCGGCAGCAAAAGGATATAAGTCAATCTTCGTTATGCCTGAGACAATGAGTATGGAAAGAAAAAATTTACTTCGTGCTTACGGTGCAGAGTTAATTTTAACACCTGGACCAGAGGGGATGAAAGGAGCAATTGCCAAAGCAGGTGCACTTGCTGAGGAAAATGGCTACTTTATGCCGCAACAATTTAAAAATCAAGCAAATCCAGAAGTTCACAGAAGAACTACGGGTCCAGAAATTGTTCAGCAAATGGATCAATTAGATGCATTTATTTCAGGGATCGGAACAGGTGGAACTATCACAGGTGCAGGGAGTGTTCTCCGCGAAAACTTCCCTAATATCAAAATATATGCAGTTGAGCCAAAGGATTCTGCTATTTTATCCGGTGGAAAGCCTGGTCCACATAAAATCCAAGGACTCGGAGCAGGATTTATTCCAGATACATTAGATACTTCGATCTATGATGAAGTGATCCAAGTTGGAACAGAGGATGCATTTGAATATGCGCGCCGTGCTGCCAAAGAAGAAGGAATTCTTGGAGGAATTTCCTCTGGAGCTGCTATCTACTCTGCTTTAAAGGTGGCAAAGGAACTTGGAAAAGGAAAAAAAGTTCTAGCGATTATCCCAAGTAATGGAGAACGTTACTTAAGCACACCACTATACCAATTCGATGAGGAATAA